A section of the Borreliella afzelii genome encodes:
- a CDS encoding BlyB family putative holin accessory protein, with protein MKLSKDNVELGLKSLSNLIDIFSKFEDEFDEAAHKGFFLVYELYSHYKLIYTANMERLESALTPTITKILAPINEKINQCIDLVNSDEKNLKISNDLKFNQEGKPIYQERNT; from the coding sequence ATGAAATTATCTAAAGATAATGTTGAGCTTGGACTTAAGTCTTTATCAAACCTGATTGATATATTTTCTAAATTTGAAGATGAATTTGATGAGGCTGCACATAAAGGATTCTTTTTGGTTTATGAGCTATATTCTCATTACAAATTAATCTATACAGCAAATATGGAAAGACTTGAGAGTGCATTAACTCCAACAATAACTAAAATACTCGCTCCAATAAATGAGAAAATCAATCAATGCATTGATCTAGTTAATTCTGATGAAAAAAATCTAAAAATATCTAATGATCTGAAATTCAATCAGGAAGGAAAACCTATCTATCAAGAGAGAAACACATAA
- a CDS encoding DUF685 domain-containing protein, giving the protein MAEGQEKLLIDEEETVQIKDLNKVTTVNNNDLLLLDDGVASSNAITFKNFLKTVKYQTFEGKGLGEFKEIIKSTIAEELAADEKFVEKIYANIIDKLIGNNSDKLSSLFSKIKSRLTDSISSATLSRSDDLLIMSSSRIQKTPVPKQLLGVPYDFNCDRVSTDGTRIYPSDYKNQAITVDMDHYSDVNLIFYKYNDDEPIYLDIEINLEYTRRQRSAGESLYLRYSDESEKNMVYLHMDAPAISLKFPMYKGWYIQKRTYRSGNPVPDLFKL; this is encoded by the coding sequence ATGGCTGAGGGTCAAGAAAAATTATTAATTGATGAGGAAGAAACAGTTCAAATTAAAGATTTGAATAAGGTTACGACCGTTAATAATAACGATCTTTTACTGCTTGATGATGGAGTTGCAAGTAGCAATGCTATTACTTTTAAAAACTTCTTAAAAACCGTTAAATACCAAACATTTGAAGGTAAAGGACTAGGCGAGTTTAAAGAGATAATTAAGTCTACAATCGCCGAAGAACTTGCAGCTGATGAAAAGTTTGTAGAAAAAATTTACGCTAACATAATTGACAAACTAATTGGCAATAATTCTGATAAGCTTTCTAGCCTTTTTAGTAAAATTAAATCACGCCTTACAGATAGCATATCATCAGCTACCCTATCTAGAAGTGATGATCTTTTAATAATGTCTTCTTCAAGAATTCAAAAAACACCTGTTCCTAAACAATTACTAGGCGTACCATACGATTTTAATTGTGACCGCGTATCAACTGACGGCACTAGGATTTATCCGTCTGACTACAAAAACCAAGCGATAACTGTTGATATGGACCACTATAGCGATGTAAATCTTATCTTTTACAAATATAATGATGATGAGCCTATTTACCTTGATATTGAGATTAACTTAGAATACACAAGGAGGCAGAGAAGTGCCGGTGAATCATTATATTTAAGATATTCCGACGAAAGTGAAAAAAATATGGTTTATCTGCATATGGACGCTCCTGCAATATCTCTTAAGTTTCCCATGTACAAAGGATGGTATATACAAAAAAGAACCTATAGATCGGGGAATCCGGTTCCAGATCTTTTTAAACTGTAA
- a CDS encoding BlyB family putative holin accessory protein produces the protein MQNNTIGLGLNLLSSLTNIAKTDTNIDHNYINTFSKVIDFFYKTYMSTLKSMETAESTKILEEIQDILKYNIEIIEAISNNKSNKIISSLKAKRNKIMREYINILKRGENA, from the coding sequence ATGCAAAATAACACTATTGGCTTAGGGCTTAATTTACTATCAAGCTTAACTAACATAGCTAAAACTGATACAAACATAGATCATAACTACATTAATACTTTTAGCAAGGTAATAGATTTTTTCTACAAAACATATATGAGCACACTAAAATCTATGGAAACAGCCGAATCAACAAAAATATTAGAAGAAATACAAGACATATTAAAATACAATATTGAGATAATAGAGGCTATTTCTAATAATAAAAGTAATAAAATTATCTCCTCATTAAAAGCAAAACGCAATAAAATCATGAGGGAATATATTAATATCCTTAAAAGGGGTGAAAATGCTTAA
- a CDS encoding BBA14 family lipoprotein codes for MLKLVNYLLLSLLLCCNTIASLPDEPKPPIIQTLGSLAKYEAKLSDYVMYLITFLAKTKVKVNDPNYPEYTFPDLSILKDEHSITSIKHNIKILLEYIQKTKPIAQKVYNQYSLVKNVNYK; via the coding sequence ATGCTTAAACTAGTAAACTACTTGTTACTTTCTTTACTACTATGTTGCAATACTATTGCTAGTTTACCAGATGAACCAAAACCACCAATTATTCAAACACTCGGCTCTTTAGCTAAATATGAGGCAAAATTATCAGATTATGTTATGTACCTTATAACATTCTTAGCTAAAACAAAAGTAAAAGTTAATGACCCAAATTATCCAGAATATACTTTTCCAGACTTATCAATACTAAAAGATGAACACTCCATAACTTCAATCAAACATAATATCAAAATACTTTTGGAGTACATTCAAAAAACAAAACCCATAGCACAAAAAGTCTATAATCAATATTCCCTAGTTAAAAATGTAAATTACAAATAA
- a CDS encoding BlyA family holin, with translation MDIKITELLINLNEIKLIAVMIFVTVLVLGVLILLKPLLKDILSIVIGKFFRNGNGNTNGKKRD, from the coding sequence ATGGATATTAAAATAACAGAACTTCTTATTAATCTAAATGAAATAAAACTCATAGCCGTAATGATTTTTGTAACAGTACTGGTTCTAGGGGTACTAATTCTTTTAAAACCGTTATTAAAAGACATATTATCTATAGTAATAGGTAAGTTTTTTAGAAATGGAAATGGCAATACTAATGGTAAAAAACGGGATTAA
- a CDS encoding DUF735 family protein, translated as SVIFALRHIGTDESFRLIFKAFLNVDISVTTPEAGVIDISLKGAIKTNFTTFISPSTAKGKRPKKILIREKKKGYAASKKALVFNSLPKGYDHSIYAFIKGIIPIGRVLKINNEDGANIITFNN; from the coding sequence AGTGTTATTTTTGCTTTACGTCATATTGGTACTGATGAGTCATTTAGACTGATTTTTAAGGCTTTTTTGAATGTGGATATTTCAGTTACTACACCCGAAGCTGGTGTTATTGATATCTCTTTAAAAGGGGCAATAAAGACAAACTTTACTACATTTATTTCTCCTAGCACTGCAAAAGGTAAACGGCCTAAAAAGATACTAATTAGAGAAAAGAAAAAAGGATACGCTGCATCTAAAAAGGCTTTGGTATTTAACTCACTTCCCAAGGGCTATGATCATTCAATTTATGCTTTTATAAAGGGGATTATTCCTATTGGTAGGGTTCTTAAAATCAATAATGAAGATGGTGCAAATATTATAACTTTTAACAATTAA
- the bdr gene encoding Bdr family repetitive protein — MKPALPNIASITEEQIYNEFIRLGMEQLIAQDLSKRYYHNELTYRDLENLEKQFGIKFDNLIYKIDTVEKNLQKDIFNLDTKIDTVEKTLQKDIFNLDTKIDTVEKNLRKDMEINNQLLLEKMESNNQLLLEKMESNNNVLSEKLKVSNRIITIVTIVVVPIAISIITTVAVSLITRFFK, encoded by the coding sequence ATGAAACCAGCACTACCAAATATTGCAAGTATAACTGAAGAACAAATATACAATGAATTTATAAGATTGGGAATGGAACAACTAATAGCTCAAGATTTATCTAAAAGATACTATCATAATGAACTTACATATAGAGATTTAGAAAATTTAGAAAAACAATTTGGGATAAAGTTTGATAATCTTATTTATAAGATAGACACTGTAGAGAAGAATTTACAAAAGGATATATTCAATTTAGATACTAAGATAGACACTGTAGAGAAGACTTTACAAAAGGATATATTCAATTTAGATACTAAGATAGACACTGTAGAGAAAAATTTACGTAAAGATATGGAAATTAATAATCAACTATTATTAGAAAAAATGGAAAGTAATAACCAACTATTATTAGAAAAAATGGAAAGCAATAATAATGTATTATCAGAAAAACTCAAAGTGAGCAATAGAATAATAACTATTGTGACAATAGTAGTAGTCCCTATTGCTATATCCATCATAACCACTGTTGCTGTATCGCTAATCACGCGGTTTTTCAAATAG